The proteins below come from a single Leptospiraceae bacterium genomic window:
- a CDS encoding ATP-dependent exonuclease SbcCD, C subunit-like protein encodes MQNELLEFAKDNSKTGFRLERFEVLNWGTFNQKVWKIEPLGFNSLLVGEIGSGKSTLVDGITALLIQNKKITYNKAAGAERKERTLESYVLGAYGSLKGEEVSNPKPQHLRDNSSYSVLLGSFYNSGYNLRYTLAQVFWLKDNSVQKFFLIANTDLKIKEHFTSFGTKISELRKRLQKMNGVEILDDYKHYSSRFCTYFGIRSDKALDLFYQTVSLKTISNLTEFIRENMLEKNLEETNNEIEDLKNHFNDLNLSHEAIIKAKKQIQELTPVIEKSDDHSKLQDQISESNKLLDSLPSFFAEKKISYYKSEIEKQSLEKNKIEYRIEEIEKEIFTYNGKKDSIKSQISSLDEVREKERLEFELESLKKDMAFKKEPANRYNQFAKELNFSEFPEMEEKDFFDTIEKTNTLLPKEKTVLDSLKEEQLKFKIRQDKNNTIIQNIKTELNSLKERKSLIPIENMRIRQFISSELDIRIEEIPFVGELMKVTDKKWEGAIERVLHNFALSILVPDKIYPGFSKFINENSLKGRVVYYRIIAIKRKNEYQSSKNTLYEKIEIKDDTEFLNWLESEIKENYNYSCAESIEDFQKQSKVITREGQIKYSQSRHEKDDRRNINDKSNYVLGWNNKEKIHSLEKDLLQMEEENKDLEDKISQGEKGLKRIEKRILSLENILEFKDYHELNWKKIAIEIKALKEKLLEFTNSSDKLKTLTEILNEITNKLNDFEKNKTIEVEKLGGLKEKINELNKKLSDNETYLNFLTKNEKDIYFPKLESRIVFNTLEIHLIEQEEKKLRFEIDSELKKWDASIREIEKNLIRLMANFKRSYPTETNDFDASIESIPEFKQLFGKLKEEDLPRYEEDFKKKLNKEIIGKIALFKEFLELKAREIKTKIGEINRSLKDIEYNRGTYIILNLDKTNDDEINRFQASLKNCLSDSVVTKTEFYDEERFEKVKAIIDRLSSGVESERKWREKVTDVTRWYEFSATEKYLSDDSEKESYSGASGKSGGQKEKLAYTVLASALAYQFGLEWNETRSNTFRFVVIDEAFGRGSDESTRYGLELFKKLNLQLLIVTPLQKIHIIEEYISACHLVTNKEGKNSSIKNLTIEEYRLEKEKTNST; translated from the coding sequence ATGCAAAACGAGCTACTTGAATTCGCAAAAGATAATTCCAAAACTGGTTTCAGACTGGAAAGGTTTGAAGTGTTAAATTGGGGAACGTTCAATCAAAAAGTTTGGAAGATTGAACCATTAGGTTTCAATTCCTTACTGGTTGGAGAAATAGGATCGGGCAAATCCACATTAGTCGATGGAATTACAGCCCTACTCATTCAGAATAAAAAAATTACCTACAATAAGGCAGCAGGAGCCGAACGAAAAGAAAGAACCTTGGAATCGTATGTGTTAGGTGCGTATGGAAGTTTAAAAGGCGAAGAAGTTTCTAATCCAAAACCTCAGCACCTCCGCGACAATTCGTCCTATTCCGTATTACTTGGTTCCTTTTACAATTCTGGTTATAACCTAAGATACACTTTAGCACAAGTTTTTTGGCTAAAGGATAACTCTGTGCAAAAATTTTTCTTAATCGCTAACACTGATTTAAAAATCAAAGAGCACTTTACTTCCTTTGGAACAAAAATCTCTGAACTTCGGAAACGACTTCAAAAAATGAATGGTGTCGAAATTCTAGATGATTACAAACACTACTCTTCAAGATTTTGCACTTATTTTGGAATTCGCTCCGACAAGGCACTCGATTTATTTTATCAAACTGTCTCACTTAAGACCATCAGTAATCTGACTGAATTTATTCGAGAAAATATGCTCGAGAAAAATTTGGAAGAAACCAATAACGAAATTGAGGATTTAAAAAATCACTTTAATGATCTAAACCTTTCGCATGAAGCAATTATAAAAGCAAAAAAACAAATTCAAGAATTAACGCCGGTGATTGAAAAATCAGATGATCATTCCAAACTACAAGATCAAATATCTGAGTCAAATAAGTTACTTGATAGTTTGCCCTCTTTTTTTGCTGAAAAGAAGATTAGTTATTACAAATCAGAAATTGAAAAACAATCCTTAGAAAAAAACAAGATTGAATATAGAATCGAAGAGATTGAAAAAGAAATTTTTACATATAATGGGAAAAAAGACAGTATCAAATCACAAATTAGTTCCTTAGACGAAGTTAGAGAAAAAGAAAGGTTAGAGTTTGAACTAGAGTCTCTCAAAAAGGATATGGCATTTAAAAAGGAACCTGCAAATAGATACAATCAATTTGCAAAGGAATTGAACTTTTCAGAATTTCCTGAAATGGAAGAAAAAGATTTTTTCGATACGATAGAAAAAACAAATACATTATTACCAAAAGAAAAAACAGTTCTAGATTCATTGAAAGAAGAACAGCTTAAATTTAAAATCCGGCAGGATAAAAATAATACGATAATTCAAAATATTAAGACTGAATTAAATTCTTTAAAAGAACGAAAATCTTTGATTCCGATTGAGAATATGCGAATTAGACAATTTATTTCTAGTGAACTTGATATAAGGATCGAAGAAATTCCCTTCGTCGGTGAATTAATGAAAGTAACCGACAAAAAATGGGAAGGTGCAATCGAGAGAGTGCTACATAATTTTGCGCTCAGTATTCTTGTCCCAGATAAGATTTATCCTGGGTTCAGTAAATTCATTAATGAGAATTCATTAAAAGGTAGAGTTGTTTACTATCGTATTATCGCAATTAAAAGAAAAAATGAATACCAGTCTTCCAAGAATACTCTGTATGAAAAAATTGAGATCAAAGACGATACTGAGTTTCTGAATTGGCTAGAATCTGAGATTAAAGAAAATTATAATTATTCCTGTGCTGAATCAATAGAGGATTTTCAAAAACAGTCAAAAGTCATTACCCGCGAGGGGCAAATCAAGTATAGCCAATCAAGACATGAAAAAGATGACAGGAGAAATATAAACGATAAATCAAATTACGTCTTGGGATGGAATAATAAAGAAAAGATTCACAGCTTGGAAAAAGATTTACTTCAAATGGAAGAGGAAAATAAAGATTTAGAAGATAAGATTTCACAAGGAGAAAAAGGTCTAAAGAGAATTGAAAAAAGAATACTATCTTTAGAAAATATCCTAGAATTTAAAGATTATCATGAATTAAATTGGAAAAAAATAGCCATAGAAATTAAAGCCTTAAAAGAAAAGTTATTAGAATTTACTAACTCCTCTGATAAACTGAAGACGTTAACCGAAATCTTAAACGAGATTACAAATAAATTAAACGATTTTGAGAAAAACAAAACAATTGAAGTTGAAAAATTAGGCGGATTAAAAGAAAAAATCAATGAGCTGAATAAAAAACTTTCTGATAATGAAACCTATCTAAATTTTCTGACTAAGAATGAGAAGGATATTTATTTTCCTAAATTAGAAAGTAGAATTGTATTTAATACATTGGAAATTCATTTGATTGAGCAAGAAGAAAAAAAACTAAGATTTGAAATAGATTCTGAATTAAAAAAATGGGATGCTTCTATTCGAGAAATTGAAAAAAATTTGATACGGCTTATGGCAAATTTCAAACGGAGTTATCCTACTGAGACAAATGATTTTGATGCTTCTATCGAATCGATTCCAGAATTCAAGCAATTATTTGGTAAATTAAAGGAAGAAGATTTACCGAGATATGAAGAGGATTTTAAAAAGAAATTAAATAAAGAAATAATTGGAAAAATCGCTCTATTTAAAGAATTTCTTGAATTAAAGGCTAGAGAAATTAAAACAAAAATTGGAGAAATCAATCGTTCTCTCAAAGATATTGAATACAACCGAGGAACCTATATCATTTTAAATTTGGATAAAACAAACGATGACGAAATAAATCGGTTCCAAGCAAGTCTAAAGAATTGTCTTTCCGATTCGGTAGTCACTAAGACAGAATTTTATGATGAAGAAAGATTTGAAAAAGTGAAAGCAATCATTGACAGACTGAGTAGCGGAGTAGAATCCGAACGAAAATGGAGAGAAAAAGTTACCGATGTAACTCGCTGGTATGAATTTTCTGCTACTGAAAAATATCTTTCTGATGATTCGGAAAAGGAATCGTATTCTGGTGCTTCTGGTAAATCCGGAGGACAAAAAGAAAAACTTGCCTACACCGTATTAGCCTCCGCACTTGCTTACCAATTTGGTTTAGAATGGAATGAAACAAGATCGAATACATTTCGTTTTGTAGTAATCGATGAAGCGTTCGGAAGGGGTTCTGATGAAAGCACACGTTATGGTCTAGAATTATTCAAAAAGTTAAATCTTCAATTGCTTATTGTAACTCCCTTACAAAAGATACATATAATTGAAGAGTATATAAGCGCTTGTCATTTAGTTACAAACAAAGAAGGGAAAAATTCTTCTATAAAGAATTTAACTATTGAAGAATACCGTTTAGAAAAAGAAAAAACAAATTCCACATGA
- a CDS encoding DUF4194 domain-containing protein, with translation MTNNVLPYANAIIRLLQGIIYIDDKEWTELTVNQYEIKNYFSGIGLELFLDDSEGYAFLKQKDFSEEDVSPIKLVAKRQLTFSVTVICVLLREKLLEFDASSSESGRLILSREEIIDLVQNFYPIESSNEAKRNDKIITDINKLIEYGFLKWNNEKKNLLEVKRILRAVFDATKLNEIKEKLIEYAKRAT, from the coding sequence ATGACTAATAATGTTTTGCCTTATGCTAATGCGATTATTCGATTACTTCAAGGAATCATTTACATTGATGACAAGGAGTGGACGGAACTGACAGTTAATCAGTATGAAATTAAAAATTATTTTTCTGGGATTGGTCTTGAACTTTTTTTGGATGATAGCGAAGGCTATGCTTTTTTAAAGCAAAAAGATTTTTCGGAGGAAGATGTTTCTCCGATCAAATTAGTCGCAAAACGACAATTAACTTTTTCGGTGACAGTCATTTGTGTATTACTAAGAGAAAAACTTTTGGAGTTTGATGCATCTTCGAGTGAATCGGGGAGATTGATTCTGTCTAGGGAAGAGATTATTGACCTAGTTCAAAATTTTTATCCAATCGAATCATCCAATGAAGCAAAAAGAAACGATAAAATAATTACGGATATAAATAAGTTGATAGAGTATGGATTTTTAAAATGGAATAATGAAAAAAAGAATTTATTGGAAGTTAAGAGAATTTTACGAGCTGTGTTTGATGCAACAAAATTAAATGAAATCAAAGAGAAATTAATTGAATATGCAAAACGAGCTACTTGA
- a CDS encoding DUF3375 domain-containing protein, translating into MNYFDIKQYLEKPVFKIFRMDNPALPISFLYKEFKINGRVVIDEENLEQNLIFYVQGIQNNYKENLDIKDASTILNEWSNKGFLRRTAPFGKTQREYELTPAIEKVFLFLEDSNKKEFIGTESRLLKIFELLKEISFRSSDSPSERISELEKKKSEIEAEIEEIKNGKLKKFTNTQLKERYIDLYETARRLLSDFREVEYNFREIDLMIREKAIKSDSNRGNLLNQIFEKENFLYESDQGKSFQAFLEFLISEEKKEELNQLIETMLSIPDLKDVKKDSTGIDRDHFFRSLKYFMVTECQKVGKTNSRIAEGLKKFIVEKTYIENKRIIEILSEIKQAAIGLKNLSTKKEAFIEIEEKPEISLIMERPYFIPTEEVVIHDITIGEGDDKQYSQEELSILYKRIYIDKEVLKTQIKDLLKKHSQVSIGEILKAHPSEKGLLDVLGYFSLTASEEKIPHTIDENNYDTVLIMNKQSGKYFQAKVPSLVFHND; encoded by the coding sequence ATGAATTACTTTGATATAAAGCAATATTTAGAAAAGCCAGTTTTTAAAATTTTCAGAATGGATAATCCTGCATTGCCCATCAGCTTTCTTTACAAAGAATTTAAAATAAACGGTCGAGTTGTGATTGATGAAGAAAATCTAGAGCAGAATTTAATTTTTTACGTCCAAGGAATCCAAAATAATTACAAAGAAAACTTAGATATAAAGGATGCCTCAACCATCCTAAATGAATGGTCGAATAAAGGATTTTTAAGAAGAACTGCACCATTCGGAAAAACACAAAGAGAGTATGAATTAACTCCTGCTATCGAAAAAGTTTTCCTTTTTTTAGAGGATAGCAATAAGAAGGAATTTATAGGTACAGAATCTAGGCTTCTAAAAATATTTGAATTGTTAAAAGAAATTTCATTTCGTTCTTCTGATAGCCCATCGGAAAGGATTTCTGAATTGGAAAAGAAAAAATCAGAAATTGAAGCGGAAATAGAAGAAATTAAAAATGGAAAGCTAAAAAAATTTACAAACACACAATTAAAAGAAAGATATATCGACTTATATGAAACTGCTAGAAGACTACTAAGCGACTTTAGAGAAGTGGAATATAACTTTCGTGAAATTGATTTAATGATTCGAGAGAAAGCTATCAAGTCCGATTCCAATCGTGGTAATCTTTTAAATCAAATATTTGAAAAAGAAAATTTTTTATACGAAAGTGACCAAGGTAAAAGCTTTCAGGCATTTCTAGAATTTTTAATTTCCGAAGAAAAAAAAGAAGAGTTAAACCAATTGATTGAAACTATGCTTTCAATTCCAGATCTAAAAGATGTAAAAAAAGACTCAACTGGAATTGATAGAGATCATTTTTTTAGAAGCTTAAAATACTTCATGGTCACTGAATGTCAGAAAGTTGGAAAAACTAATTCCAGAATAGCCGAAGGTCTGAAAAAATTTATTGTTGAGAAAACCTATATTGAAAACAAACGGATTATAGAAATTTTAAGCGAAATTAAACAAGCGGCTATTGGTTTAAAAAATCTTTCTACCAAGAAAGAAGCTTTTATAGAGATAGAAGAAAAGCCGGAGATTTCTTTGATTATGGAAAGACCATATTTCATTCCGACAGAGGAAGTTGTCATTCATGATATAACAATTGGCGAAGGGGATGATAAACAGTATTCGCAAGAAGAGTTATCGATACTTTATAAGAGAATCTATATAGACAAAGAAGTCTTAAAAACACAAATCAAAGATCTTCTCAAAAAGCACTCGCAAGTTTCTATTGGAGAAATTTTAAAAGCTCATCCATCAGAAAAAGGTTTATTGGATGTGCTTGGTTATTTTTCTTTAACAGCAAGCGAAGAAAAAATTCCTCATACAATTGATGAAAATAACTATGATACAGTGCTAATTATGAATAAACAATCTGGAAAATACTTTCAAGCGAAAGTACCTTCTTTGGTATTTCACAATGACTAA
- a CDS encoding IS91 family transposase — protein sequence METSQQEEMLVRKRILEVAEVFRKNEKEFFSVYGNSLTRNEVKAYYAIRNCRTETLGGHVDKCSHCGFEKNSYNSCRNRHCPKCQFLRKEKWLVKENKNILPVKYFHVVFTLPSELNSLIFNNKKIFYSLLFKTVSDTLRKVSKNKKYLNCIPGFLCILHTWGQTLSYHPHIHVLITGGGISADKGKWIDSRDKFFLPIPVLSKLFQRLFLFHLKKYYHGSYLTIPKSCEELNDPSHFQRFLTNLYSKKWIVYTKQPFENPDSVIKYLGRYTHRIAISNQRILEITNNTVTFRYKDYADNDKLKTMTLPCVEFIRRFLMHILPLGFVKIRHYGIIANRSRKDSLELCKSLLKKLNRSLNQKSTPEEWKDILASMIKKILLCSVCKIGSFVSISLIQKQVRPP from the coding sequence ATGGAAACATCACAACAAGAAGAGATGTTGGTCAGAAAGAGGATACTGGAAGTAGCTGAAGTTTTTCGAAAAAATGAAAAAGAATTCTTTTCTGTCTATGGAAATTCCTTAACTCGAAACGAGGTAAAAGCGTATTATGCGATCAGGAATTGCAGAACAGAGACGCTAGGTGGTCACGTAGATAAATGTAGTCACTGTGGATTCGAAAAGAATTCCTACAATTCCTGTCGAAATCGGCATTGTCCCAAATGTCAGTTTTTGAGAAAAGAGAAATGGTTAGTTAAAGAGAATAAGAATATTTTACCTGTGAAATATTTTCATGTCGTATTTACTCTTCCCAGTGAATTAAACTCACTCATATTCAATAACAAAAAAATATTCTATTCTCTTTTATTTAAAACTGTCTCGGATACGTTAAGAAAGGTAAGTAAGAATAAAAAGTATCTAAATTGTATTCCTGGTTTTTTATGTATTTTGCATACTTGGGGACAGACTTTATCTTATCATCCACATATTCATGTTCTAATCACAGGAGGCGGAATTTCTGCGGATAAAGGCAAATGGATCGATTCAAGAGATAAATTCTTTCTGCCGATTCCCGTTCTATCAAAACTATTTCAGAGATTATTTTTATTTCATTTAAAAAAATACTATCATGGAAGTTATCTTACTATTCCCAAAAGTTGTGAAGAATTAAATGATCCATCACACTTTCAAAGATTTTTAACAAACCTCTATTCTAAAAAATGGATCGTATATACAAAACAACCTTTTGAAAATCCCGACTCCGTAATTAAATACCTCGGACGTTATACACACAGGATAGCAATCAGTAACCAGAGAATATTAGAAATCACAAACAATACCGTAACATTCAGATACAAAGATTATGCGGATAATGACAAACTCAAAACAATGACTCTACCATGTGTAGAGTTTATTCGCAGGTTTCTTATGCATATCCTTCCATTAGGATTCGTTAAAATCAGACATTACGGAATCATCGCAAACCGATCTCGCAAAGACTCTCTCGAATTATGTAAGTCACTTCTTAAAAAACTAAATCGTTCTTTAAATCAGAAGTCTACACCGGAAGAATGGAAAGATATTCTTGCGTCCATGATCAAAAAGATTCTCCTATGTAGCGTATGTAAAATTGGCTCTTTCGTATCCATTAGCCTCATCCAAAAACAAGTCCGACCTCCCTAG
- a CDS encoding site-specific integrase, giving the protein MSLLREKMIRELKLKTMSEKTIKSYVSYVNYLAKYYKKSPDKINREEVKNYLYHLRVNKQLSANTLNVVHSAIRFFYIYVINAEWVVKDIAKYKRPKSKPVVLSKSEVEAILNLTWNIKHKTILTLIYSAGLRVSEAAKLKVNQIDPDRMQIFVKDGKGGTDRYALLSPTTLKLLRDYIQEYKPVDYLFYARDKNKMKCFSVRSIQRAFKDALFKAGITKNASVHTLRHSFATHLLEAGVNMHHIQLLLGHFSPQATYIYLHVRRYDLMNIKSPLDTYDYNILTNPLQTGGLANGNITTRRDVGQKEDTGSS; this is encoded by the coding sequence ATGAGCCTGCTGAGAGAGAAAATGATTCGAGAATTAAAGCTCAAGACCATGAGCGAAAAAACGATAAAGAGTTACGTTTCGTATGTAAATTATCTGGCAAAGTATTACAAAAAATCTCCAGATAAAATAAATCGAGAAGAAGTAAAGAATTATCTTTACCATTTAAGAGTTAATAAACAATTATCCGCTAATACATTGAATGTTGTCCATAGTGCGATACGATTTTTTTACATCTATGTGATTAATGCAGAATGGGTTGTGAAAGATATTGCTAAATACAAACGTCCCAAGAGTAAACCGGTTGTGTTAAGTAAATCAGAAGTGGAGGCTATTTTGAATTTAACCTGGAATATAAAGCACAAGACTATACTCACTCTCATCTATTCAGCAGGACTTCGAGTCAGTGAAGCAGCTAAGTTAAAGGTCAATCAAATAGACCCAGACAGAATGCAGATATTTGTCAAAGATGGAAAAGGTGGAACAGATCGTTATGCGCTATTGTCTCCCACTACTTTGAAATTGTTACGAGATTACATACAAGAATATAAGCCTGTCGATTACCTATTTTACGCAAGAGATAAAAACAAGATGAAATGCTTTTCTGTTCGTTCAATACAGCGTGCATTTAAGGATGCTCTTTTTAAAGCGGGGATAACAAAGAATGCCTCTGTCCATACTCTAAGACACTCTTTTGCAACACATCTTCTTGAAGCAGGGGTTAATATGCATCATATTCAACTTCTACTCGGACATTTTTCTCCTCAGGCTACATATATTTATTTACATGTCAGACGATACGATTTAATGAATATTAAGAGTCCCTTAGATACATACGATTACAATATTTTAACCAATCCTTTACAGACGGGAGGTCTGGCAAATGGAAACATCACAACAAGAAGAGATGTTGGTCAGAAAGAGGATACTGGAAGTAGCTGA
- a CDS encoding zf-TFIIB domain-containing protein, which yields MKVEIDRSLKCKGTWLDKGEITRIIDTRENIFSWEDKFITIQNAGVDESKETYHCPICSKSLERFEYSVNSGVIIDRCPDHHGLWLDGQELERIQITMEEYESDVRIEADKPINFFQEKKCPRCQTPLKDTEYENIPLDICPTCNGYWCDEGELTEVIKSREMIFSQDIHPEIKATAGNPNKQKTANVELLPCVICGTNMQHINYQYSSGIMIDRCNLNHGVWLDKDELEKIQVFVERWEVNSEVDEKYKQVLLSIKAESKEKWKKESESLKVSRFGFINTFLKTLANKGFF from the coding sequence ATGAAAGTAGAAATTGATCGTTCTCTAAAATGCAAAGGAACATGGCTCGATAAAGGAGAAATCACAAGGATTATAGATACCCGTGAAAATATATTTTCCTGGGAAGATAAATTTATTACAATTCAAAATGCTGGAGTGGATGAATCAAAAGAAACTTATCATTGTCCAATTTGTTCCAAATCGTTGGAAAGATTTGAGTATTCCGTTAATTCTGGTGTTATCATTGATAGATGCCCCGATCACCATGGTCTTTGGTTAGATGGACAGGAACTGGAACGTATTCAAATCACTATGGAAGAATATGAATCGGATGTTCGCATCGAGGCAGACAAACCAATCAACTTTTTCCAAGAAAAAAAATGTCCTCGATGTCAGACTCCTCTGAAAGATACAGAATACGAAAATATTCCACTCGATATTTGCCCTACGTGCAATGGATATTGGTGTGACGAAGGGGAATTAACAGAAGTGATAAAATCCCGAGAAATGATTTTTTCGCAAGATATTCATCCAGAAATTAAAGCGACTGCAGGAAATCCAAATAAACAAAAAACTGCAAATGTAGAATTATTGCCTTGTGTTATTTGTGGAACAAATATGCAACATATCAATTATCAATATTCTTCGGGGATAATGATTGATAGGTGCAATTTAAACCACGGAGTTTGGTTAGACAAAGATGAGTTGGAAAAAATCCAAGTGTTTGTTGAACGATGGGAAGTGAATTCTGAGGTTGATGAAAAATACAAACAAGTTCTTCTTTCTATAAAAGCTGAGTCAAAAGAAAAATGGAAAAAGGAAAGTGAGTCTTTAAAAGTTAGTAGATTCGGTTTCATAAATACTTTTCTTAAAACATTGGCAAATAAAGGATTTTTCTAA
- a CDS encoding rRNA pseudouridine synthase: MVKERLDKVLSSLGFGTRIDVKRDIHRGFVEVNGVIVKDHSFKVSLQDKIKFDDEFIPRKEQYYFMMNKAPDCITATEDFKEKTVMDYLRGRHRGMDLFPVGRLDRETVGLLLITTDGKFAHHYTSPKHLVEKEYYAEVTGTLSEADTIAFANGIELEDGYKTLPAKLEILTSGEISKAKVFLKEGKYRQIRRMFTMLGKEVTFLKREKMGTIRLDETLPLGGYRELTEEEESTLR, from the coding sequence ATGGTTAAAGAAAGACTAGATAAAGTATTGTCAAGTTTAGGTTTTGGAACACGAATAGACGTTAAGCGGGATATCCATCGTGGTTTTGTGGAGGTAAACGGTGTAATTGTAAAAGACCATTCTTTTAAAGTTTCCCTACAAGACAAAATCAAATTCGATGACGAATTTATTCCCAGAAAAGAACAATACTACTTTATGATGAATAAAGCACCAGACTGTATTACTGCCACTGAGGATTTTAAGGAAAAAACAGTAATGGATTATTTACGTGGACGACATAGAGGAATGGATTTATTCCCTGTTGGTCGACTAGATAGAGAGACAGTCGGATTACTTCTAATTACCACCGATGGAAAATTTGCTCACCATTATACATCACCTAAACATCTTGTAGAAAAGGAATACTATGCAGAAGTAACGGGAACTCTTTCCGAAGCGGATACAATTGCTTTTGCGAATGGAATCGAATTAGAGGATGGTTACAAAACCCTTCCTGCAAAACTTGAAATTTTAACGTCAGGTGAAATATCTAAAGCAAAAGTATTTCTTAAAGAAGGAAAATACAGGCAAATACGTAGAATGTTTACAATGCTCGGAAAAGAAGTTACATTTTTAAAACGAGAGAAAATGGGAACCATTCGATTAGACGAAACTCTTCCTTTGGGCGGTTATCGTGAACTTACCGAAGAGGAAGAATCTACTTTACGTTAA